A DNA window from Paenibacillus andongensis contains the following coding sequences:
- the cimA gene encoding citramalate synthase, with amino-acid sequence MPTSVKIFDTTLRDGTQGEGISLSVEDKIKIARKLDELGVHYIEGGWPGSNSKDIEFFERAREMKFTNAKITAFGSTRRKDSIAADDINLNRLVESGAQVATIFGKSWDFHVTTAIQTTLEENLAMIYDSVLYLKTCGLEVIYDAEHFFDGYKNNPEYALQTIKKAQDAGADWIVLCDTNGGSLPGEITAIVTTVKQTVTTPVGIHAHNDCELGVANSLAAVQAGAGQVQGTINGYGERCGNANLSSIIPNLQLKLGYSVISEEQLKSLTPVSRYISEIANMHMPINQPYVGNAAFAHKGGIHVSAILKDASTYEHTKPELVGNKQRVLVSELAGQSNVLVKAQELNLDFNREHQKTKEVIEKIKDLEHQGYQFEGADATLELLLREAFEGLEEIFTLESFKMLVEKSANQSVVSEAIVKVKVHGETIYTAAEGNGPVNALDNALRKALIQYYPDIKNVHLSDYKVRVLDIKGATAGKVRVLMESTDFNTTWNTLGVSSNIIEASWYALVDSLRYALIGRKRVEPANKDQQERLGLVNH; translated from the coding sequence ATGCCAACATCAGTCAAAATCTTCGACACCACATTACGGGACGGTACGCAAGGAGAAGGCATCAGCTTATCCGTCGAGGATAAAATTAAAATTGCCCGCAAGCTCGATGAGCTTGGGGTTCACTATATTGAAGGCGGATGGCCGGGCAGCAACAGCAAGGATATTGAATTCTTTGAACGCGCTCGCGAAATGAAGTTCACCAATGCGAAGATTACAGCATTCGGAAGCACACGTCGTAAAGATTCCATAGCTGCGGATGATATTAATCTGAACAGACTCGTGGAATCAGGCGCTCAGGTAGCAACCATCTTCGGTAAATCTTGGGACTTCCATGTAACTACGGCCATTCAAACTACACTTGAAGAAAATCTTGCCATGATCTATGACTCCGTTCTTTATTTAAAAACCTGCGGTCTTGAAGTCATCTATGATGCCGAGCATTTCTTCGATGGTTATAAGAATAATCCCGAATACGCCTTGCAAACAATCAAAAAAGCACAGGATGCCGGAGCTGATTGGATTGTCCTTTGTGACACAAACGGCGGCTCCTTACCTGGAGAAATAACTGCCATTGTCACTACTGTTAAACAAACTGTCACCACCCCTGTTGGCATTCACGCTCATAATGATTGTGAATTAGGCGTGGCAAACAGCCTTGCTGCTGTACAAGCAGGAGCAGGACAAGTTCAAGGAACCATCAACGGCTATGGTGAACGCTGCGGTAACGCTAACCTCAGCTCCATTATCCCTAACCTTCAGTTGAAGCTTGGCTATTCGGTTATTTCCGAGGAGCAGCTGAAATCGTTAACGCCTGTTTCGAGATACATTAGCGAGATCGCCAACATGCATATGCCTATTAATCAGCCTTATGTCGGGAATGCAGCATTTGCGCACAAAGGCGGTATTCACGTTTCAGCCATTCTCAAGGATGCTAGTACGTATGAGCATACGAAGCCAGAACTTGTCGGCAATAAACAGCGTGTTCTTGTTTCAGAACTTGCAGGGCAAAGCAATGTGCTTGTGAAAGCCCAAGAACTGAACCTTGACTTCAATAGAGAACATCAAAAAACCAAAGAAGTCATCGAAAAAATTAAAGATCTCGAGCATCAAGGCTATCAATTCGAAGGTGCCGATGCCACACTTGAGCTATTGCTGCGCGAAGCTTTCGAAGGTCTAGAAGAGATTTTCACATTAGAATCATTCAAAATGCTCGTTGAGAAGTCCGCAAATCAATCGGTTGTTTCTGAAGCCATTGTTAAAGTGAAGGTTCATGGGGAAACGATCTACACCGCGGCAGAAGGCAATGGTCCCGTAAATGCACTTGATAACGCCTTACGTAAAGCACTGATCCAATATTACCCTGACATTAAGAACGTACATCTCTCCGACTATAAGGTACGTGTCCTTGACATTAAAGGCGCAACTGCCGGTAAGGTTCGCGTTCTAATGGAATCGACTGATTTCAACACAACATGGAACACGCTTGGTGTGTCCAGTAACATTATTGAAGCCAGTTGGTATGCACTCGTAGATAGTTTGCGCTATGCATTAATCGGAAGAAAACGCGTAGAACCAGCAAACAAAGATCAACAAGAGCGCCTAGGTTTAGTAAACCATTAA
- a CDS encoding TlpA family protein disulfide reductase produces the protein MKKNMFVIALVVILAGFAVYQNAQRQNKETLMPTEQAPKVNFLAPSFTLKGLDGKEYTVGGPREKPLFVNFWASWCGPCEEEAPDLVNVYNKYQGQFDLYAVNVTPGDKMENITKFVETYKYPFPVLLDKQGTNADTYRVVAIPTSFLIDKNGVIREVVHVLSPRDLDKKIASLIKE, from the coding sequence TTGAAGAAAAATATGTTTGTGATCGCCTTGGTTGTTATATTAGCTGGATTTGCTGTTTATCAAAATGCCCAGCGCCAGAATAAAGAGACGCTTATGCCTACGGAACAAGCGCCAAAAGTGAATTTCTTGGCTCCTTCGTTTACGTTAAAAGGGCTTGATGGGAAAGAATACACGGTAGGTGGACCGCGTGAGAAGCCTTTGTTCGTTAATTTCTGGGCTTCATGGTGTGGTCCGTGCGAGGAAGAAGCACCGGATTTGGTAAATGTGTATAACAAATATCAAGGGCAGTTTGATCTCTATGCGGTCAATGTGACACCTGGTGATAAAATGGAGAACATAACGAAATTTGTGGAAACCTACAAATACCCATTTCCGGTGTTGTTAGACAAGCAAGGAACGAACGCGGATACCTATCGGGTAGTTGCCATTCCAACCAGTTTCTTAATCGATAAAAATGGGGTCATTCGTGAAGTCGTTCATGTACTCTCTCCTAGAGATTTGGATAAGAAAATTGCAAGTCTCATTAAAGAGTAA
- a CDS encoding MFS transporter: MTTKAASGKKFSKNIFEESPEKKSKNNSKNNSKKGHIWEYVAIATIPLVLVLGNSMLVPILPDMQEKMGISRFQSSLVITLFSITAGLIIPVSGYLSDRFTRKAVIIPSLIIYGSAGVLAGFAAVWNTYPLLIAARAIQGLGAAGTAPIAMALVGDLYKGGEASKALGLIEASNGTGKVVSPILGSLIALISWFAPFFAFPIFCVLALLAVIFLIKEPPKDKEAEPLKQYLKQIGTILREKGHWLIPAFFAGSVTLFILFGVLFYLSQILEEAPYSIEGIRKGLILAIPLLGMVITSYTTGALIKQNGTLMRWLMNIGLILMTVSLALAIFLNANLYLFIGLLTLSGIGTGLLLPCLNTLITGSVEREQRGMITSLYNSLRFIGVAFGPPLFGWLMNISHKTIFITVSSMALLMLALVFFFIKPKGEMNKKA; encoded by the coding sequence ATGACTACAAAAGCAGCCTCGGGCAAAAAATTTTCCAAAAACATATTTGAAGAGAGCCCTGAAAAGAAATCTAAAAACAATTCCAAAAACAATTCCAAGAAAGGTCACATCTGGGAATATGTCGCCATTGCAACAATCCCTTTAGTTCTCGTTCTAGGTAATTCCATGCTAGTCCCTATTTTGCCTGATATGCAGGAAAAAATGGGTATATCCCGTTTTCAAAGTTCACTCGTCATCACCCTATTTTCAATTACAGCCGGACTCATCATTCCTGTGTCAGGTTATTTGTCAGACCGTTTCACACGTAAAGCTGTCATCATTCCTTCCTTGATCATATACGGTTCTGCTGGCGTTCTAGCAGGCTTTGCAGCCGTTTGGAATACCTATCCCCTGTTGATAGCTGCACGAGCGATACAAGGACTTGGCGCCGCAGGTACAGCCCCTATTGCAATGGCACTTGTTGGTGATTTATACAAGGGCGGGGAAGCAAGTAAAGCGCTTGGACTCATCGAGGCATCTAACGGTACAGGCAAAGTTGTAAGTCCTATTTTAGGTTCATTAATAGCCTTAATCAGTTGGTTTGCCCCGTTTTTCGCCTTTCCTATCTTCTGTGTCTTAGCGCTGCTCGCTGTTATCTTTTTGATTAAAGAACCACCCAAAGACAAGGAAGCTGAGCCTCTTAAGCAATATTTGAAACAAATTGGCACGATTCTTAGAGAAAAAGGCCACTGGCTCATCCCTGCGTTTTTCGCTGGCTCCGTTACGCTTTTTATATTGTTTGGTGTCCTCTTTTACTTATCACAAATACTAGAAGAAGCACCTTACAGCATTGAAGGTATACGCAAAGGACTTATTCTTGCTATCCCCTTGCTCGGTATGGTCATCACTTCTTACACGACCGGCGCCTTAATCAAACAAAACGGCACACTCATGCGCTGGTTAATGAACATCGGCCTTATTCTAATGACCGTTTCGTTAGCTTTAGCCATCTTTCTAAATGCCAATCTCTACCTATTCATCGGCTTACTTACGCTCAGCGGTATTGGCACAGGCCTCCTGCTGCCTTGTTTAAATACACTGATTACTGGCTCTGTAGAGCGTGAGCAGCGCGGTATGATAACTTCTTTGTACAACAGTCTCCGTTTCATTGGCGTGGCCTTTGGACCACCACTTTTCGGATGGCTCATGAACATTTCGCACAAAACTATATTCATTACCGTATCTTCCATGGCGCTTCTTATGCTTGCACTCGTGTTCTTCTTTATTAAGCCTAAAGGGGAAATGAATAAAAAAGCATGA
- a CDS encoding M67 family metallopeptidase: MNVYINAELYNDLISHSFKQLPEEACGFILGGQAHNKNEELHASTFIPFRNIASTPWNRFEINPIEMLPYLMDNNNPVIGLFHSHPTAPPVPSEQDLQTLWHSIPTYWILSTQQPQHPELQLYQIKKAPQTTYHKLAFVIGQ, translated from the coding sequence TTGAACGTATATATAAATGCAGAGCTATATAACGATCTTATCTCCCATAGCTTTAAGCAACTCCCCGAAGAAGCATGCGGCTTCATTCTTGGCGGACAAGCTCATAACAAGAATGAAGAACTGCATGCGAGTACCTTCATTCCTTTTCGTAATATCGCAAGCACGCCATGGAATCGTTTTGAAATAAACCCCATAGAGATGCTGCCATATCTTATGGACAACAATAACCCGGTGATCGGCCTTTTCCATTCGCACCCGACGGCTCCTCCAGTTCCTTCGGAACAGGATCTACAAACCCTTTGGCATTCTATTCCTACCTACTGGATCTTATCTACACAACAACCACAGCACCCCGAACTACAGCTTTACCAAATAAAAAAAGCCCCCCAGACCACTTATCACAAACTTGCGTTTGTTATCGGTCAGTGA
- a CDS encoding exonuclease domain-containing protein, giving the protein MKDMRPAGRMWHLYKMGGLTPALTSMFDAQSAQQMAFIRSMLKEQRKDSLFEIPLHSMEIVVFDLETTGFSPYNGDEIISFGGVSVIGGEVQSNHTFYSMVNPKRKIPDEIVELTGITNEMAADAPELIGVLSDFLEFVGQRILVAHATGHDKNFLNSALWRTSKVSLSHRVLDTMMIAKWLMPKRKNLSLDSLLHAYDIPVTNRHHALEDSLMTAQLWSRFMEEIKSRNVDTLGDLYALLSHH; this is encoded by the coding sequence ATGAAAGATATGCGTCCGGCTGGGCGAATGTGGCATTTGTACAAAATGGGTGGTCTTACACCAGCGCTTACGTCCATGTTTGATGCGCAGAGTGCTCAGCAGATGGCTTTTATTCGATCTATGTTGAAGGAGCAAAGGAAAGATTCTTTGTTTGAGATACCGCTTCACTCGATGGAAATCGTCGTATTTGATTTGGAGACGACGGGCTTCTCTCCGTATAACGGCGATGAAATTATTTCGTTCGGAGGCGTCTCTGTCATTGGCGGTGAAGTGCAAAGTAATCATACATTCTATAGTATGGTAAATCCAAAGCGTAAGATCCCAGATGAGATTGTTGAGCTAACCGGCATTACGAACGAAATGGCAGCTGACGCACCTGAATTAATAGGAGTGTTAAGCGACTTCTTGGAGTTTGTTGGGCAGAGAATACTGGTTGCTCATGCAACCGGGCACGATAAAAATTTCTTGAATTCAGCCCTATGGCGCACGTCCAAAGTGAGCTTATCACATCGTGTTCTCGATACCATGATGATCGCCAAATGGTTGATGCCAAAGCGGAAAAATTTGAGTTTGGACTCCCTGCTTCATGCTTATGATATACCGGTAACGAATCGTCACCATGCGCTTGAGGATTCCCTTATGACTGCGCAGCTATGGTCTAGATTCATGGAGGAAATAAAATCAAGAAATGTAGATACCTTAGGGGATTTGTACGCCTTATTAAGCCATCACTGA
- a CDS encoding DUF294 nucleotidyltransferase-like domain-containing protein, with translation MNHLSMEQILERIYQSEQFDEMRITRDQVHEMFREHLLFSHSLEIGRKINQIHDAFIHRTIELAEHMLEDEGFGKPPVPYAFILLGSGGRREQTLWSDQDNGLIYEESEDHTDEELDDYFIKLVECILRGLDILGYPPCEGNVISSNKQWRKPISLYIEMMTAWFMEPDWENVRYLLILADMRCIFGSKALVDRLKGEFYAYVQEHPSILKYLLSNTLHHRITLGVFGHLITERYGEDAGGFDIKYGAYIPIVNGIRLLAIQAGIMHSSTLERIRLLQETSFIPKQLAVEWQAAFGVALKLRDLTPYQLDNEMYTTRGKLNADQLSKEIKQELKHCLRTGIELQKYVRKSIDSHIETEKG, from the coding sequence ATGAATCATCTCTCAATGGAACAGATCCTGGAACGCATCTATCAATCGGAACAGTTCGATGAGATGCGAATAACCAGAGATCAGGTGCATGAGATGTTTCGGGAGCATCTCCTTTTCTCTCATTCACTTGAAATTGGGCGGAAAATAAATCAAATTCACGATGCCTTTATTCATAGGACGATAGAACTGGCTGAACATATGTTGGAGGATGAAGGGTTCGGAAAACCGCCCGTTCCTTATGCATTTATATTGCTCGGCAGTGGAGGAAGACGTGAACAAACGCTTTGGAGTGATCAAGATAACGGACTTATTTATGAAGAAAGTGAAGATCACACAGATGAAGAATTAGATGACTATTTTATCAAACTTGTAGAATGTATCCTTCGCGGGTTGGATATTTTAGGCTATCCACCATGTGAAGGTAATGTGATCTCGAGCAACAAGCAGTGGCGAAAGCCGATATCCTTGTATATTGAGATGATGACAGCATGGTTTATGGAGCCGGATTGGGAAAATGTTCGCTATTTGCTCATCCTTGCTGATATGCGCTGTATCTTCGGTTCAAAAGCTCTCGTAGATCGGCTCAAAGGTGAGTTTTATGCTTATGTTCAGGAGCATCCGAGTATCTTAAAGTATTTGTTGTCCAACACACTCCATCACAGAATAACACTGGGCGTATTCGGACATTTGATCACGGAGAGATATGGGGAGGATGCAGGCGGGTTTGACATTAAGTATGGCGCCTATATTCCTATTGTAAATGGGATTCGACTTCTTGCTATCCAAGCAGGGATCATGCATTCATCTACGTTGGAGAGAATTAGACTGCTGCAGGAAACCTCTTTCATCCCTAAGCAATTAGCAGTTGAATGGCAGGCAGCTTTTGGAGTTGCGCTTAAGCTTAGAGATTTGACACCTTATCAGCTTGATAATGAGATGTATACAACGAGAGGGAAACTAAACGCAGATCAACTATCCAAAGAGATAAAGCAAGAATTAAAACATTGCTTACGTACAGGGATCGAATTACAAAAGTACGTTAGAAAATCAATCGATTCACACATAGAGACAGAAAAAGGTTAG
- a CDS encoding ammonium transporter: MVKKLLLAFGVMALLFPTLAFAADEATVPQLQSAIDAVWVMLAAILVIFMQAGFALLEAGSTRMKNAGHVAGKTILTFGLCAIAFWAVGFGFAFGDGNAFFGTTGFFVTGLEDQAAAAFGSLSFSDVPIGIKFLFQLAFAGVSLAIAWGGFAERAKLPVYFIFGILFTVVIYPIVAHWVWGGGWLSKLGMQDFAGSTVVHLQGATAALVATILLKPRIGKYNKDKTPNLIPGHNQVLSVLGVIILWIGWFGFNPGSTLSAMGDGFFGYIALTTNMAAAAGGVAALIISWMYFGKADIPSMLNGVLAALVAITAACAFVDTWAAIVIGAVAGIVTFFTAQWFERAGIDDPIYAFSVHGIAGIWGTLSTGLFATPELSAKVAVGGPGLFYGGGLHQLGIQALGVFGALAFVLVLSFIILGILKATIGLRVTEEEEIIGLDLSEHGSYGYPEQMKKAAQNGVSV; this comes from the coding sequence ATGGTTAAGAAGTTGTTGTTAGCTTTCGGCGTTATGGCATTATTGTTCCCTACTCTTGCATTTGCTGCAGATGAAGCGACAGTACCCCAACTTCAAAGTGCAATCGATGCAGTTTGGGTGATGTTAGCAGCTATTTTGGTCATCTTCATGCAAGCTGGTTTTGCTTTATTAGAAGCGGGGTCTACTCGAATGAAAAATGCCGGTCACGTAGCCGGTAAAACAATTTTAACTTTTGGCTTATGCGCCATCGCTTTCTGGGCTGTAGGTTTCGGTTTTGCCTTCGGTGACGGAAATGCTTTCTTCGGAACGACGGGCTTCTTCGTTACAGGTTTAGAAGATCAAGCGGCAGCGGCATTTGGATCCCTTTCTTTCTCAGATGTACCTATTGGTATTAAATTCTTGTTCCAATTAGCTTTCGCAGGAGTATCCTTAGCGATTGCGTGGGGTGGATTTGCAGAAAGAGCAAAACTTCCAGTTTACTTCATCTTCGGCATTTTGTTTACAGTCGTGATTTATCCAATCGTTGCTCACTGGGTATGGGGCGGCGGCTGGTTGAGCAAGCTTGGTATGCAAGATTTCGCGGGATCAACGGTTGTTCACTTACAAGGTGCAACAGCAGCCCTTGTAGCTACTATCTTGTTAAAACCACGTATTGGCAAATATAATAAAGATAAAACGCCAAACTTGATTCCAGGTCACAACCAAGTATTGTCCGTCCTCGGTGTTATCATTCTTTGGATCGGTTGGTTCGGTTTCAACCCAGGTAGTACACTAAGTGCGATGGGTGATGGGTTCTTTGGTTATATCGCTCTGACAACGAACATGGCTGCTGCGGCAGGCGGGGTTGCGGCTCTCATTATTTCTTGGATGTACTTCGGTAAAGCCGATATTCCTAGCATGTTGAACGGTGTTCTTGCAGCGCTAGTTGCGATTACTGCAGCTTGTGCCTTCGTAGATACTTGGGCAGCTATCGTTATCGGTGCGGTTGCCGGTATTGTTACCTTCTTCACAGCACAATGGTTCGAAAGAGCTGGCATCGACGATCCGATCTATGCTTTCTCTGTTCATGGTATCGCAGGTATTTGGGGGACTCTTTCCACTGGTTTGTTCGCTACACCTGAGCTTTCGGCTAAGGTTGCAGTTGGTGGTCCGGGATTATTCTACGGTGGTGGCTTACATCAGTTAGGTATTCAAGCGCTTGGCGTATTCGGAGCTCTTGCATTCGTACTTGTACTTTCCTTCATTATCTTAGGTATACTGAAAGCTACAATTGGTCTTCGTGTTACAGAAGAAGAAGAAATTATCGGTCTGGATTTGTCTGAACATGGTTCATACGGATATCCGGAACAAATGAAAAAAGCAGCTCAAAACGGCGTGTCCGTTTAA
- a CDS encoding MerR family transcriptional regulator, giving the protein MGKEKLYKIGELAKLADVSSRTIDYYTKLNLIEPEKRSDTNYRLYSDETLTRLKRIESMKNEKYTLEEIKANLQQWSKVSPDDTVRDKLTSIQLHLEQLMKEAKELGPIIQQLKPNQMKKLSRILTQPTAACIEALIVLLGKNPFS; this is encoded by the coding sequence ATGGGGAAAGAGAAGCTTTATAAAATCGGAGAACTAGCCAAACTTGCCGATGTCAGTTCTCGAACCATTGATTACTACACCAAGTTGAACTTGATAGAACCAGAGAAAAGATCAGATACCAATTACCGCCTTTATAGCGATGAAACTTTGACTCGACTTAAACGTATTGAATCTATGAAGAACGAGAAATATACCTTAGAGGAAATCAAAGCGAATTTACAACAATGGAGTAAAGTGTCCCCAGATGATACAGTGAGAGATAAGCTGACATCAATCCAACTTCATTTAGAACAGTTAATGAAAGAAGCTAAAGAGTTGGGACCCATCATCCAACAGTTGAAACCAAATCAAATGAAGAAGCTTTCCCGTATACTTACTCAGCCAACAGCGGCCTGTATTGAAGCGCTCATTGTTCTTCTAGGTAAAAATCCGTTCTCGTAA
- a CDS encoding zinc metallopeptidase, giving the protein MFFHPMDFLIIIAFGLSLWASFRVRGTFNKWSEVPIYSGMTGAQAARRMLDANGLYDVPVEAVPGTLSDHYDPIARVVRLSEPVYYQSSISAVAVACHEVGHAIQHQVHYPMLVARHHMFPVVNFASGVAPLLILAGFLFQQIPWLLGLGIIFFAAAVAFQLVTLPVEFNASSRARDLMIAEGFISNEEERGVAKVLNAAALTYVAAALISVLELLKYIMIFNGRNSDD; this is encoded by the coding sequence ATGTTTTTTCATCCCATGGATTTTCTCATTATTATTGCATTCGGACTTTCGTTGTGGGCCTCGTTTCGAGTTCGGGGAACATTCAACAAATGGTCAGAGGTTCCCATTTATTCAGGAATGACAGGTGCTCAGGCAGCAAGACGCATGCTTGATGCCAACGGACTATATGATGTCCCTGTTGAAGCGGTACCCGGAACTCTTTCAGATCACTATGATCCGATAGCCAGAGTTGTACGTCTATCTGAACCAGTTTACTACCAAAGCTCCATATCAGCTGTCGCTGTCGCCTGTCACGAGGTAGGCCATGCCATTCAACACCAAGTACACTATCCTATGCTTGTTGCAAGGCACCACATGTTCCCGGTTGTTAATTTCGCTTCCGGTGTAGCTCCCTTGCTCATATTAGCCGGTTTCTTGTTCCAGCAGATCCCATGGTTACTTGGACTAGGCATTATCTTCTTCGCAGCTGCTGTTGCTTTTCAATTAGTAACACTGCCTGTCGAATTTAACGCCAGCTCAAGAGCCCGAGATTTAATGATCGCTGAAGGCTTCATCTCTAATGAAGAAGAACGCGGAGTAGCCAAGGTATTAAATGCAGCCGCACTTACGTATGTTGCTGCCGCATTAATCTCCGTTCTTGAACTTCTGAAATATATCATGATATTCAATGGCCGTAATAGTGACGATTAA
- a CDS encoding LysR family transcriptional regulator, whose translation MELRQLQYFVKVARKQHVTQAAEEMHVAQSAVSRQIHLLEEELGINLFVQKGRNLHLTSVGHLFLSRVEGILTDLERAVGEIHEFLDPEAGEIRIGFPHSLVINLLPAVIAAFKKDHPNVKFRLRQGTYTSLIRDVSKGEIDLAFISPFPETHEHVSGEILLTEELYAIIPSNHILADYTSIRLEQLKNEPFVMFSEEYTLRTIVMEACLKAGFVPKIEFEGEETDTIRGLVAAGMGVSLLPSMALMENGQMQPVKIRVTDPVVTRTVGLICRKSEKLPLVAEVFRRFLCDYFQ comes from the coding sequence GTGGAATTAAGACAATTGCAGTACTTTGTTAAAGTAGCAAGAAAGCAGCATGTGACCCAAGCAGCGGAAGAAATGCATGTTGCGCAGTCGGCTGTTAGCCGGCAGATTCATCTTTTGGAGGAAGAGCTGGGCATTAATTTGTTTGTGCAAAAAGGCCGTAATCTTCACCTTACCTCAGTAGGTCATTTATTCTTAAGCCGGGTCGAGGGGATATTGACGGACCTGGAACGAGCTGTTGGCGAAATACATGAATTTCTTGACCCGGAAGCTGGGGAGATTCGTATTGGGTTTCCACATAGTCTGGTCATCAATTTGCTCCCTGCTGTCATTGCAGCCTTTAAAAAAGATCACCCTAATGTTAAATTTAGGCTTCGTCAAGGGACGTATACGTCGTTAATCCGAGATGTCTCTAAGGGAGAAATAGATCTGGCTTTCATTTCGCCATTTCCTGAAACACATGAACATGTTTCAGGTGAAATTTTGTTGACCGAAGAGTTGTATGCGATTATTCCCTCCAACCATATTCTTGCTGATTACACATCCATACGACTGGAGCAGTTAAAGAATGAGCCATTCGTTATGTTTAGTGAAGAATATACGCTGCGTACGATTGTGATGGAGGCTTGCTTGAAAGCGGGCTTCGTTCCGAAGATTGAGTTCGAAGGGGAAGAAACAGATACCATTCGTGGGCTAGTAGCCGCGGGTATGGGGGTCAGCTTGCTTCCTTCCATGGCTTTAATGGAAAACGGCCAAATGCAGCCGGTCAAAATTCGTGTGACTGATCCTGTTGTCACTAGAACTGTTGGTTTAATTTGCCGAAAAAGTGAAAAGCTGCCCTTGGTGGCTGAGGTTTTCAGGCGGTTTCTATGTGATTATTTTCAATGA
- the tpx gene encoding thiol peroxidase codes for MAQERTGVATIKGNPITLVGPEIKVGDKAPNFTVNKDLMTQVSLADYAGKVKLISVVPSLDTGVCDAQTRRFNEEAAGLGDNVAVLTISVDLPFAQSRWCGAAGIDKVITLSDYKTKSFGEAYGVLIKELQLDMRSIFVVDANDTVQYVEYLGEMTAHPNYESAVEAVKKLV; via the coding sequence ATGGCACAAGAACGTACTGGCGTTGCTACGATTAAAGGCAATCCGATTACTTTGGTAGGACCTGAAATTAAAGTGGGTGACAAAGCACCTAACTTCACAGTTAACAAAGATTTGATGACGCAAGTTTCCCTCGCAGATTATGCAGGTAAAGTAAAGCTGATCAGCGTTGTTCCATCTTTGGATACAGGCGTTTGTGACGCACAAACTCGCCGCTTCAATGAAGAAGCAGCAGGTCTAGGCGACAATGTTGCTGTTCTGACCATCAGTGTTGATCTTCCTTTTGCACAATCCCGCTGGTGTGGCGCGGCAGGTATTGACAAAGTGATTACTTTGTCCGATTACAAAACAAAATCCTTCGGCGAAGCGTATGGCGTTTTGATCAAAGAACTTCAACTTGATATGCGTTCCATTTTTGTCGTCGATGCGAATGATACTGTTCAATACGTTGAGTACCTTGGCGAAATGACGGCTCACCCTAATTATGAATCAGCTGTAGAAGCTGTCAAAAAATTAGTTTAA
- a CDS encoding DUF1499 domain-containing protein, whose product MLKRTLIGLLRSHETTGDKAKDPLLKTRYYKLPKEQVWEEVTAVLKKTPGYKLLHEVQNVGEILAERKTMTGRTQDVTLTLFGINPVKTAVDIYSASRGSMGDLGSNYRTIIDIYKQLDRKLAPYKIEG is encoded by the coding sequence TTGCTTAAGAGAACTTTAATCGGATTACTTCGCAGTCATGAAACGACCGGAGATAAAGCCAAAGATCCTTTGCTTAAAACAAGATATTATAAGCTTCCTAAAGAACAAGTATGGGAAGAAGTTACTGCCGTTCTGAAAAAAACGCCGGGCTATAAACTTCTCCACGAAGTTCAAAACGTAGGTGAAATTCTCGCGGAACGTAAAACAATGACTGGACGAACACAGGATGTTACGTTAACGCTATTTGGGATTAATCCAGTGAAAACCGCGGTAGACATTTATTCAGCATCTCGAGGCTCTATGGGGGATTTGGGTTCCAATTATCGAACTATTATAGATATATATAAGCAATTAGACAGAAAGCTTGCTCCATATAAGATTGAAGGATAA